In the Oreochromis aureus strain Israel breed Guangdong linkage group 14, ZZ_aureus, whole genome shotgun sequence genome, one interval contains:
- the tsku gene encoding tsukushin isoform X1: MEGTKVSSWKHRLMRKVTKRIMALLLWLGLSLLAAAQSSTVKNCHPGCHCEVESFGLFDSFSLTKVDCRGLGPSTSMPIPIPLDTAHLDLSSNEMGPLSDTMLAGPGYTTLISLDLSSNHITKISPSALSKLRYLESLDLSHNSLESLSPSCFSGLPLVEVDLSHNSFREFDMDVFASKVHGERVSVDLSHNKLVSVSTALHGRVLHIQSLTLSSNQLSSVPSLAGLLLRYLNLDGNPIGQITEGAFAQLKDLVYLSLSGLPELEQIQPRSFKGLQSLQVLDLSNNPKLKSLSPTMFSGLDSLQELNLTGSGVASLPTNMLTYLPSIKSITLGQNNHCWRTQKQGQFHRQMGQVQHNEVLTCNIDGIVL, translated from the exons ATGGAAGGCACCAAAGTAAGTTCCTGGAAACACAGACTAATGAGAAAAGTAACAAAG AGAATAATGGCCCTCTTGCTGTGGCTCGGTCTCTCGCTGCTGGCGGCCGCCCAGTCCAGCACCGTTAAGAACTGCCATCCAGGTTGCCACTGCGAAGTGGAAAGCTTTGGTCTCTTCGACAGCTTCagcttgaccaaagtggactgCCGAGGGCTGGGACCCAGCACCTCCATGCCCATACCAATCCCGCTGGACACTGCTCACTTGGACCTGTCCTCCAATGAAATGGGCCCACTCAGTGACACCATGTTGGCTGGTCCAGGCTACACCACCCTCATCAGTTTGGACCTCAGCAGCAACCACATTACAAAG ATAAGCCCCAGCGCACTGTCCAAGCTGCGTTATCTGGAGTCTTTGGATCTGAGCCACAACAGCTTGGAGAGCCTCTCACCGAGCTGTTTCTCTGGGCTCCCCCTGGTTGAAGTTGACCTCAGCCACAACAGCTTCCGGGAGTTCGACATGGACGTGTTTGCTTCCAAGGTTCACGGTGAACGtgtcagtgtggatctgtctcataACAAGCTCGTTTCAGTCTCTACTGCTTTGCACGGCCGAGTTTTACACATCCAGAGCTTAACTCTGTCGTCAAACCAGCTGTCAAGCGTGCCGAGCCTGGCAGGACTTCTGCTGAGGTATCTCAATCTGGATGGAAACCCCATCGGACAAATCACAGAGGGAGCCTTTGCTCAGCTGAAAGATCTGGTTTACTTATCCCTGAGTGGCCTCCCCGAACTCGAGCAAATCCAGCCAAGGAGCTTCAAAGGTCTCCAGAGCCTGCAAGTTCTGGATCTCTCAAACAACCCGAAGCTGAAGAGCCTGAGCCCCACAATGTTTAGTGGGCTAGACTCTCTGCAGGAGCTGAATTTGACCGGTTCTGGCGTAGCATCGTTGCCAACTAACATGCTGACATATCTGCCCAGCATTAAGAGTATCACACTGGGACAAAACAACCACTGTTGGAGGACCCAGAAACAGGGACAGTTCCACCGGCAGATGGGGCAGGTCCAGCATAACGAGGTGCTGACCTGTAACATAGACGGCATTGTGCTGTGA
- the tsku gene encoding tsukushin isoform X2 codes for MEGTKRIMALLLWLGLSLLAAAQSSTVKNCHPGCHCEVESFGLFDSFSLTKVDCRGLGPSTSMPIPIPLDTAHLDLSSNEMGPLSDTMLAGPGYTTLISLDLSSNHITKISPSALSKLRYLESLDLSHNSLESLSPSCFSGLPLVEVDLSHNSFREFDMDVFASKVHGERVSVDLSHNKLVSVSTALHGRVLHIQSLTLSSNQLSSVPSLAGLLLRYLNLDGNPIGQITEGAFAQLKDLVYLSLSGLPELEQIQPRSFKGLQSLQVLDLSNNPKLKSLSPTMFSGLDSLQELNLTGSGVASLPTNMLTYLPSIKSITLGQNNHCWRTQKQGQFHRQMGQVQHNEVLTCNIDGIVL; via the exons ATGGAAGGCACCAAA AGAATAATGGCCCTCTTGCTGTGGCTCGGTCTCTCGCTGCTGGCGGCCGCCCAGTCCAGCACCGTTAAGAACTGCCATCCAGGTTGCCACTGCGAAGTGGAAAGCTTTGGTCTCTTCGACAGCTTCagcttgaccaaagtggactgCCGAGGGCTGGGACCCAGCACCTCCATGCCCATACCAATCCCGCTGGACACTGCTCACTTGGACCTGTCCTCCAATGAAATGGGCCCACTCAGTGACACCATGTTGGCTGGTCCAGGCTACACCACCCTCATCAGTTTGGACCTCAGCAGCAACCACATTACAAAG ATAAGCCCCAGCGCACTGTCCAAGCTGCGTTATCTGGAGTCTTTGGATCTGAGCCACAACAGCTTGGAGAGCCTCTCACCGAGCTGTTTCTCTGGGCTCCCCCTGGTTGAAGTTGACCTCAGCCACAACAGCTTCCGGGAGTTCGACATGGACGTGTTTGCTTCCAAGGTTCACGGTGAACGtgtcagtgtggatctgtctcataACAAGCTCGTTTCAGTCTCTACTGCTTTGCACGGCCGAGTTTTACACATCCAGAGCTTAACTCTGTCGTCAAACCAGCTGTCAAGCGTGCCGAGCCTGGCAGGACTTCTGCTGAGGTATCTCAATCTGGATGGAAACCCCATCGGACAAATCACAGAGGGAGCCTTTGCTCAGCTGAAAGATCTGGTTTACTTATCCCTGAGTGGCCTCCCCGAACTCGAGCAAATCCAGCCAAGGAGCTTCAAAGGTCTCCAGAGCCTGCAAGTTCTGGATCTCTCAAACAACCCGAAGCTGAAGAGCCTGAGCCCCACAATGTTTAGTGGGCTAGACTCTCTGCAGGAGCTGAATTTGACCGGTTCTGGCGTAGCATCGTTGCCAACTAACATGCTGACATATCTGCCCAGCATTAAGAGTATCACACTGGGACAAAACAACCACTGTTGGAGGACCCAGAAACAGGGACAGTTCCACCGGCAGATGGGGCAGGTCCAGCATAACGAGGTGCTGACCTGTAACATAGACGGCATTGTGCTGTGA
- the tsku gene encoding tsukushin isoform X3: MALLLWLGLSLLAAAQSSTVKNCHPGCHCEVESFGLFDSFSLTKVDCRGLGPSTSMPIPIPLDTAHLDLSSNEMGPLSDTMLAGPGYTTLISLDLSSNHITKISPSALSKLRYLESLDLSHNSLESLSPSCFSGLPLVEVDLSHNSFREFDMDVFASKVHGERVSVDLSHNKLVSVSTALHGRVLHIQSLTLSSNQLSSVPSLAGLLLRYLNLDGNPIGQITEGAFAQLKDLVYLSLSGLPELEQIQPRSFKGLQSLQVLDLSNNPKLKSLSPTMFSGLDSLQELNLTGSGVASLPTNMLTYLPSIKSITLGQNNHCWRTQKQGQFHRQMGQVQHNEVLTCNIDGIVL, from the exons ATGGCCCTCTTGCTGTGGCTCGGTCTCTCGCTGCTGGCGGCCGCCCAGTCCAGCACCGTTAAGAACTGCCATCCAGGTTGCCACTGCGAAGTGGAAAGCTTTGGTCTCTTCGACAGCTTCagcttgaccaaagtggactgCCGAGGGCTGGGACCCAGCACCTCCATGCCCATACCAATCCCGCTGGACACTGCTCACTTGGACCTGTCCTCCAATGAAATGGGCCCACTCAGTGACACCATGTTGGCTGGTCCAGGCTACACCACCCTCATCAGTTTGGACCTCAGCAGCAACCACATTACAAAG ATAAGCCCCAGCGCACTGTCCAAGCTGCGTTATCTGGAGTCTTTGGATCTGAGCCACAACAGCTTGGAGAGCCTCTCACCGAGCTGTTTCTCTGGGCTCCCCCTGGTTGAAGTTGACCTCAGCCACAACAGCTTCCGGGAGTTCGACATGGACGTGTTTGCTTCCAAGGTTCACGGTGAACGtgtcagtgtggatctgtctcataACAAGCTCGTTTCAGTCTCTACTGCTTTGCACGGCCGAGTTTTACACATCCAGAGCTTAACTCTGTCGTCAAACCAGCTGTCAAGCGTGCCGAGCCTGGCAGGACTTCTGCTGAGGTATCTCAATCTGGATGGAAACCCCATCGGACAAATCACAGAGGGAGCCTTTGCTCAGCTGAAAGATCTGGTTTACTTATCCCTGAGTGGCCTCCCCGAACTCGAGCAAATCCAGCCAAGGAGCTTCAAAGGTCTCCAGAGCCTGCAAGTTCTGGATCTCTCAAACAACCCGAAGCTGAAGAGCCTGAGCCCCACAATGTTTAGTGGGCTAGACTCTCTGCAGGAGCTGAATTTGACCGGTTCTGGCGTAGCATCGTTGCCAACTAACATGCTGACATATCTGCCCAGCATTAAGAGTATCACACTGGGACAAAACAACCACTGTTGGAGGACCCAGAAACAGGGACAGTTCCACCGGCAGATGGGGCAGGTCCAGCATAACGAGGTGCTGACCTGTAACATAGACGGCATTGTGCTGTGA
- the mmp13b gene encoding collagenase 3, with product MIAVVLLLALAAQSSAKPLSSEDIDKQLLAEKYLRRFYGLPSGLQGSRTSSNFFQAKIKEMQKFFKLEVTGNLDDNTLAVMKEPRCGVPDIGEYNHFPRHLKWENNNVTFRIVNYTPDLKKADVDKAIRRALNVWADVTPLTFKKLYEGNADIMISFGSKEHGDYNPFDGPGGLLAHAYPPGQGIGGDTHFDEDEHWTKDSSAYNLFIVAAHELGHALGMSHSTDPGALMYPIYTYTTGYPLAEDDIEGIQALYGPNPNPKKVKPRPDAPKKCDPELTFDAVTELRGETIIFKDRYYWRIHPQMVEPELTLIKSTWPSIPNKVDAAYENPEKDLVIIFSGIRMWALNGYNLVDGYPKYIHKLGLPKTVRKVDAAVHIKDTGKTLLFTDEDYWSYDETTETMDSGYPRSIEEDFPGMEDEVDAAAYHYGYLYFFHEHLQYEYSYNSKKVFRIQRANSILNC from the exons ATGATCgctgtggtgctgctgctggcGCTGGCCGCCCAGTCCTCTGCTAAGCCTCTGTCATCTGAAGACATTGACAAGCAGCTTTTAGCTGAG AAATACCTTCGTCGATTCTATGGCCTTCCAAGTGGTCTCCAAGGTAGTCGGACGTCGTCAAATTTCTTTCAAGCCAAGATCAAGGAAATGCAGAAATTCTTCAAACTGGAG GTCACAGGGAATCTAGATGACAATACTTTAGCAGTGATGAAGGAGCCCAGATGTGGCGTTCCAGACATTGGGGAGTACAATCACTTCCCTCGACACCTCAAATGGGAAAATAACAACGTCACATTCAG GATAGTGAATTACACACCAGATCTGAAGAAAGCAGATGTAGACAAAGCCATCCGCAGGGCTCTCAACGTTTGGGCTGACGTTACTCCTCTGACTTTTAAGAAGCTTTACGAGGGCAATGCAGACATTATGATCAGCTTTGGATCAAAAG AGCATGGAGATTACAACCCATTTGATGGGCCTGGTGGACTGCTGGCTCATGCCTACCCTCCTGGCCAAGGCATTGGAGGAGACACTCACTTTGATGAGGATGAACACTGGACCAAAGATTCATCGG cttacaACCTGTTTATAGTGGCAGCCCATGAGTTGGGCCACGCCCTGGGAATGTCCCATTCCACAGACCCAGGCGCACTGATGTATCCCATCTACACCTATACTACAGGCTACCCGCTGGCTGAAGATGACATTGAAGGAATTCAAGCCCTCTATG GTCCAAACCCAAATCCGAAGAAAGTGAAACCAAGGCCCGACGCCCCGAAAAAGTGTGACCCCGAGCTAACTTTTGATGCTGTCACAGAGCTCAGAGGAGAAACCATCATCTTCAAAGACAG ATACTACTGGCGCATACATCCTCAGATGGTGGAGCCTGAATTGACTCTGATTAAGTCCACATGGCCATCTATTCCCAACAAAGTAGATGCAGCTTATGAGAACCCAGAGAAGGATTTGGTCATCATATTTAGTG GGATCCGAATGTGGGCTTTGAATGGATACAACCTTGTGGATGGTTACCCAAAATACATTCATAAACTTGGTCTTCCCAAGACCGTCAGGAAAGTAGATGCAGCCGTGCACATCAAAGACACTGGGAAAACTCTGCTGTTCACCGATGAAGACTACTGGAG CTATGATGAAACAACAGAAACCATGGACAGTGGCTACCCACGATCCATTGAGGAGGACTTTCCTGGAATGGAGGATGAGGTCGACGCTGCTGCTTATCACTATG GATACTTGTATTTCTTCCATGAACACCTGCAGTATGAGTACAGTTACAACTCAAAGAAGGTTTTTCGCATCCAAAGAGCCAACTCCATTCTCAACTGCTGA